A window from Pseudomonas campi encodes these proteins:
- the wecB gene encoding non-hydrolyzing UDP-N-acetylglucosamine 2-epimerase, translating to MSLKALCVFGTRPEAIKMAPLVLALQRDERFDAKVCVTGQHRQMLDQVLDLFGLVPDFDLNIMKHGQDLTDVASAILLGMREVLREFKPDVVLVHGDTATTFAASVAAYYQQIPVAHVEAGLRTGDIYSPWPEEGNRKLTGALAQLHFAPTETSRGNLLREGIQSESIVVTGNTVIDALLRVVAKLDGDAELQAKLASSFPFLRPDRKLVLVTGHRRESFGSGFERICQALAETARRFPEVEIVYPVHLNPNVREPVNRLLVGIENVHLIEPLDYLPFVYLMNQSYLILTDSGGIQEEAPSLGKPVLVMRDTTERPEAVEAGTVKLVGTDVAAITTAIATLITDEAAYRQMSFAHNPYGDGKACLRILESLSQLKKS from the coding sequence ATGTCTCTTAAAGCTTTGTGTGTTTTCGGTACCCGCCCCGAGGCCATCAAGATGGCTCCGCTGGTTTTGGCTCTGCAGCGTGATGAGCGGTTCGATGCCAAGGTTTGTGTCACCGGTCAGCATCGACAGATGCTAGATCAAGTGCTGGATCTGTTCGGGTTGGTGCCAGACTTCGATCTAAATATCATGAAACACGGGCAGGATCTGACTGATGTTGCCAGTGCGATTCTGCTTGGCATGCGTGAGGTGCTGAGAGAGTTCAAGCCTGATGTGGTGCTGGTGCATGGCGATACGGCCACTACTTTTGCAGCCAGCGTTGCGGCGTACTATCAACAGATCCCCGTAGCGCATGTCGAGGCTGGGTTGCGCACCGGCGATATTTACTCTCCCTGGCCGGAGGAGGGTAACCGAAAGCTCACTGGTGCCCTGGCCCAGCTGCACTTTGCACCGACCGAAACTTCACGCGGCAATTTGCTGCGTGAGGGTATTCAGTCGGAAAGCATCGTTGTGACAGGCAATACGGTTATCGATGCCCTGCTTCGGGTGGTAGCCAAGTTGGATGGTGATGCCGAGTTGCAAGCGAAGCTCGCTTCGAGTTTTCCTTTCCTGCGCCCAGATCGTAAGCTCGTGCTGGTGACCGGGCATCGCCGGGAAAGCTTTGGCAGTGGTTTTGAGCGTATTTGTCAGGCGCTGGCGGAGACTGCCAGACGTTTCCCGGAAGTCGAAATTGTCTATCCCGTGCATTTGAATCCTAACGTGCGTGAGCCGGTAAACCGTCTGCTGGTCGGCATCGAAAATGTGCATTTGATTGAGCCGCTCGACTACCTGCCATTTGTCTACCTGATGAACCAGTCTTATCTGATTCTTACCGATTCTGGTGGTATTCAGGAGGAGGCGCCTTCGCTCGGCAAGCCCGTACTGGTCATGCGTGACACTACGGAGCGCCCGGAAGCCGTCGAGGCCGGTACGGTCAAGCTGGTCGGTACCGATGTGGCTGCCATCACCACAGCCATAGCCACCCTGATTACCGATGAAGCGGCATACCGTCAGATGAGCTTTGCTCATAATCCATACGGTGACGGTAAAGCCTGCCTGCGCATCCTAGAAAGTCTTTCTCAACTTAAGAAGTCATGA
- the wecC gene encoding UDP-N-acetyl-D-mannosamine dehydrogenase has product MQFNTVSVVGLGYIGLPTAAVFASRKKKVIGVDISQHAVSTINRGEIHIVEPDLDMLVHAAVTEGYLRATTSPEPADAFLIAVPTPFKGNHEPDLSYIEAASRAIAPVLAKGNLVILESTSPVGATEAMAAWLAEVRPDLSFPQSHGESSDIRIAHCPERVLPGHVLRELVENDRIIGGMTRDCSEAAAVLYKTFVEGECIITDARTAEMCKLTENSFRDVNIAFANELSIICDKLDINVWELVRLANRHPRVNILQPGPGVGGHCIAVDPWFIVSQAPEQARLIRTAREVNDSKPQWVIEKIKLAVAEYLQANPTKTAAEVSIACFGLAFKPDIDDLRESPAVGIALALTEQFAARILAVEPNIGSLPPKLQAAGVQLVSQEAALENANVVVLLVDHEQFRSTKPAFAAGQYVIDTKGIWG; this is encoded by the coding sequence ATGCAATTCAATACTGTATCGGTTGTGGGCCTTGGCTACATTGGCCTGCCAACTGCGGCTGTGTTCGCCTCTCGCAAGAAAAAAGTGATCGGCGTGGACATCAGTCAGCACGCGGTGTCGACCATTAACCGCGGTGAGATCCATATCGTGGAGCCTGATCTGGACATGCTGGTGCATGCTGCGGTGACGGAAGGTTACCTGCGGGCCACCACCTCGCCCGAGCCGGCCGATGCTTTTCTGATTGCAGTGCCGACACCCTTCAAGGGCAATCACGAACCGGATCTTTCGTACATTGAGGCCGCCAGCAGGGCTATCGCTCCGGTGCTTGCGAAGGGCAATTTGGTGATTCTCGAATCCACATCGCCCGTGGGGGCCACCGAAGCGATGGCTGCCTGGTTGGCAGAGGTGCGCCCGGATCTGAGCTTTCCTCAGTCGCATGGCGAAAGCTCCGATATTCGCATTGCTCACTGCCCCGAGCGCGTTCTGCCTGGGCATGTCCTGCGCGAGCTGGTGGAGAACGACCGCATCATCGGAGGCATGACCCGTGACTGCTCCGAAGCCGCAGCGGTACTCTACAAGACCTTCGTCGAAGGCGAGTGCATCATCACTGATGCGCGTACTGCCGAGATGTGCAAGCTGACTGAAAACAGCTTCCGCGACGTGAACATCGCTTTCGCCAACGAGCTCTCGATCATATGTGACAAGCTGGATATTAATGTCTGGGAGCTAGTGCGCCTGGCCAATCGCCATCCGCGAGTCAATATTCTGCAACCTGGTCCGGGCGTGGGCGGCCACTGTATTGCAGTCGATCCCTGGTTCATTGTCAGCCAGGCACCGGAGCAGGCGCGCTTGATTCGTACCGCTCGCGAGGTTAACGACAGCAAGCCGCAATGGGTCATCGAAAAAATCAAACTGGCCGTCGCCGAGTATTTGCAGGCGAATCCGACCAAGACCGCTGCCGAGGTTTCGATCGCCTGTTTCGGTCTGGCTTTTAAGCCCGATATCGACGACTTGCGCGAAAGCCCTGCGGTAGGCATTGCCCTGGCGCTGACCGAGCAGTTTGCAGCGCGCATTCTGGCCGTTGAACCCAATATCGGTAGTCTGCCACCGAAACTGCAGGCGGCGGGTGTGCAGCTCGTGAGCCAGGAAGCGGCACTGGAAAATGCCAATGTCGTCGTTCTGCTGGTGGACCATGAGCAGTTCCGTTCGACCAAGCCGGCTTTTGCGGCGGGGCAATACGTCATCGATACCAAAGGCATCTGGGGCTGA